The following are encoded together in the Daucus carota subsp. sativus chromosome 5, DH1 v3.0, whole genome shotgun sequence genome:
- the LOC108222417 gene encoding uncharacterized protein LOC108222417: MEGNTEENENDKEVIRLERESVIPVLKPRLVMTLANLIKLGADRAEFLKLCKRIEYTVRAWYLLQFEDLMQLYSLFDPDSGAQTLEQQSLSPEEIQILEQNFLSYLFQVMEKSNFKVTTDEEVDVAHAGQYLLNLPIAVDETKLDTKLFARYFAEHPQEHLPDFVDKYIIFRRGNGIDKTNDFFYMEKVDMLIARIWAWFMRLTRLDRLIKSPKRPKKPRHKNPPKEEDDMQTEEERADYVERIRLENMEISLSNLVNKITIQEPTFDKIIVVYRLASTQTKPDRGIYVKHFKHIPMADMEIVLPEKKNPSLTPMDWVSFLGSAIVGLVAVVGSLEMPKADLWVIFAILSTVIGYCAKIYLTFQANMAAYQNLITKSMYDKQLDSGKGTLLHLCDDVVQQEVKEVIISYFILMEQGKATLEDLDMRCEQLIKEEFGVSCNFDVDDAVGKLEKLGIVSRDTIGRFYCVSLKRANDIIGMTTEELVIKAKLGTDAS; encoded by the exons ATGGAAGGAAATACGGAGGAAAATGAGAATGATAAAGAAGTGATCAGATTAGAGAGGGAATCTGTAATTCCAGTACTCAAGCCCAGGCTTGTTATGACCTTGGCCAATCTCATTA AACTTGGTGCTGACAGGGCTGAATTTTTGAAGCTCTGCAAAAGAATCGAGTACACTGTTCGAGCATGGTACCTTCTACAATTCGAGGACTTAATG CAACTCTACTCTCTCTTTGATCCTGATAGTGGAGCTCAGACATTGGAGCAGCAGAGCCTATCTCCGGAAGAGATCCAAATTCTTGAACAGAACTTCCTGTCCTATTTGTTTCAG GTTATGGAGAAAAGCAACTTCAAGGTAACTACTGATGAAGAGGTTGATGTTGCACATGCAGGACAATATCTTCTCAACCTTCCAATAGCAGTTGATGAGACAAAG CTGGACACGAAGCTTTTTGCTAGGTACTTTGCAGAACATCCGCAAGAACACCTTCCAGATTTTGTTGATAAG TACATAATCTTTCGACGAGGAAATGGAATTGACAAgacaaatgattttttttatatggaaAAAGTGGATATGCTCATTGCACGTATATGGGCATGGTTTATGAGACTGACAAG GTTAGACAGATTGATAAAGTCGCCTAAACGTCCAAAGAAACCCCGTCACAAAAATCCCCCCAAAGAAGAAGATGATATGCAAACTGAAGAAGAGCGAGCTGATTATGTTGAACGAATCCGCCTCGAAAATATGGAAATCAG TTTAAGCAATCTGGTAAACAAGATAACAATCCAGGAACCTACCTTCGATAAGATAATCGTTGTTTACAG ACTAGCCAGTACCCAGACTAAACCGGATCGTGGAATTTATGTGAAGCACTTCAAACATATCCCAATGGCGGACATGGAGATAGTCCTG ccagaaaagaaaaatccaaGTTTGACTCCAATGGACTGGGTTTCATTCCTTGGTTCCGCTATAGTTGGGCTG gtagcTGTGGTTGGTTCTTTAGAAATGCCTAAAGCTGACCTTTGGGTCATTTTTGCCATCCTCTCTACAGTAATTGGTTACTGCGCCAAGATATACTTGAC GTTTCAGGCAAATATGGCTGCATACCAGAACCTGATAACAAAATCTATGTACGACAAACAACTTGATAGTGGAAAGGGCACTCTTCTTCACCTATGTGATGATGTGGTTCAGCAGGAA GTAAAGGAAGTCATCATCTCGTACTTTATACTAATGGAACAAGGCAAAGCTACTCTTGAG GATCTTGACATGCGATGTGAGCAACTAATTAAAGAAGAATTTGGTGTGAGCTGCAATTTTGATGTAGACGATGCTGTCGGAAAACTGGAAAAGTTGGGCATAGTTTCTCGG GACACCATTGGAAGATTTTATTGTGTGTCACTTAAGCGGGCTAACGACATTATTGGGATGACAACTGAGGAGCTTGTAATAAAGGCAAAATTGGGAACAGATGCTTCTTAA
- the LOC108223421 gene encoding protein AUXIN SIGNALING F-BOX 2: MCLYNAINYFPEEVLELIFNLLTTHGDRNAVSLVCKSWYSVERNSRERVFIGNCYAISPERMIGRFPRVRSLTLKGKPHFADFNLVPPDWGGSVFPWIEAMVKSGVNLEELKLKRMVVSDDSLELLARSFVNFKSLVLVSCEGFSTDGLAAIASNCRHLRELDLQENEVEDHRGQWLSCFPESCTSLVSLNFACLRGEVNLPALDRLVARCRNLVSLKLNHAVPVDALQKILVQAPQLQELGAGSYVHDPDSETCKKLKNTIQNCTSIRSLSGFLDVAPRCLPTVYPVCVNLTSLNLSYAPGIYCKDLIKLIRHCKRLQRLWILDYIGDKGLGIVASSCKELQELRVFPSDLHGAGNTAVTEVGLVAISSGCPKLNSLLYFCQQMTNAALITVAKNCPNFIRFRLCTLNPTIPDPVTMQPLDEGFGAIVQSSKGLKRLSLSGLLTDKVFLYIGMYAEQLEMLSVAFAGGSDKGMVYVLNGCKKLKKLEIRDSPFGNLALLADMGKYETMRSLWMSSCEVTLGACKTLAKKMPTLNVEIINENEQVDANSEDSQKVEKMYLYRTLVGARSDVPEFVWTL; encoded by the exons ATGTGTTTGTATAACGCGATTAATTACTTCCCGGAGGAAGTTTTGGAGCTTATCTTTAATTTGCTGACCACCCATGGGGACCGAAATGCGGTGTCTTTGGTGTGCAAGTCATGGTATAGTGTTGAGAGGAATAGTAGGGAGAGGGTTTTTATTGGGAATTGTTATGCAATTAGTCCAGAGAGGATGATTGGGAGGTTTCCTAGGGTGAGGTCTCTTACCTTGAAAGGGAAGCCCCATTTTGCAGATTTTAATTTGGTTCCCCCTGATTGGGGTGGATCTGTTTTTCCATGGATTGAAGCTATGGTCAAAAGTGGGGTTAATTTGGAGGAGCTTAAGTTGAAAAGGATGGTGGTTTCAGATGACAGTCTTGAGCTTCTTGCTCGCTCTTTTGTAAATTTCAAGTCTTTGGTTTTGGTTAGCTGTGAAGGATTCTCCACAGATGGTCTAGCAGCTATTGCGTCCAATTGCAG GCATCTGAGGGAGCTTGACTTGCAAGAAAATGAAGTTGAGGATCATAGAGGGCAGTGGCTTAGCTGCTTTCCTGAGAGTTGCACATCTCTGGTCTCATTAAATTTTGCATGTCTGAGGGGAGAAGTTAATCTCCCTGCTCTTGATAGACTGGTAGCAAGGTGTCGAAATCTTGTTAGTCTTAAGTTAAACCATGCAGTTCCGGTCGATGCTCTTCAGAAGATTTTGGTCCAAGCACCTCAATTGCAGGAATTGGGTGCAGGTTCTTATGTCCATGATCCAGATTCAGAGACCTGCAAAAAGCTTAAAAACACTATCCAGAATTGTACTTCGATTAGGAGTTTGTCAGGATTCCTGGATGTCGCCCCTCGCTGCTTGCCTACTGTGTACCCTGTTTGTGTGAATTTGACCTCCCTGAACCTGAGTTATGCGCCTGGAATTTATTGTAAAGATCTTATAAAGCTTATCAGACATTGCAAGAGATTGCAGCGACTATGG ATATTGGATTATATCGGAGATAAAGGATTGGGTATAGTAGCTTCTAGCTGCAAAGAATTGCAGGAATTGCGAGTCTTCCCATCTGATCTCCATGGTGCTGGTAATACCGCTGTAACAGAAGTGGGATTGGTCGCGATATCATCTGGTTGCCCGAAACTAAATTCTTTGCTCTATTTCTGCCAGCAAATGACCAATGCTGCACTGATAACTGTTGCTAAAAACTGTCCGAATTTTATCAGATTTAGGCTGTGCACTCTTAATCCAACTATACCAGATCCTGTGACCATGCAGCCACTGGATGAAGGTTTTGGTGCAATTGTTCAGTCCTCCAAGGGTCTTAAGCGGTTGTCACTCTCTGGCCTGCTGACGGACAAGGTTTTCCTCTATATAGGAATGTATGCGGAGCAGCTGGAAATGCTGTCAGTTGCATTTGCGGGGGGCAGCGACAAGGGAATGGTGTATGTGTTAAATGGCTGCAAGAAGCTGAAAAAGCTGGAAATCCGGGATAGCCCATTTGGGAATTTGGCACTTTTAGCAGACATGGGGAAGTATGAGACAATGCGATCCCTTTGGATGTCGTCCTGTGAAGTGACTCTTGGGGCCTGCAAGACACTGGCCAAGAAAATGCCAACCCTGAATGTGGAAATCATTAATGAAAATGAACAGGTGGATGCTAATTCAGAAGATAGTCAGAAGGTAGAAAAGATGTACCTTTACCGGACATTGGTTGGGGCCCGAAGTGATGTCCCAGAATTTGTGTGGACATTGTAG
- the LOC108221227 gene encoding uncharacterized protein At2g33490 isoform X2, whose protein sequence is MKSSLEQIKKLALEQRETREKLYLQSFAPLDDHLAQATKDMQEMRSCYDDLLSAAAATANSAYEFSESLREMGTCLLERTGSSAYGESEGVLQMLGKAQLELQEIVDAYRSHVVRTITIPSESLLSELRKVEEMKSQCDDKREVYEHMLARYREKGKFGIGNGEQPITSQQVKEARIEYDEAARLCIFRAKSLKQGQCHSLLTQAARHHTAQLHLFRNGFKSLVEIDPRVRLVSEKQRIDCQVGLDEGEDYGSEMRNSYENNKHVELDEADLPNPHFLNVEEAARTFRKNHEAQTISQRPRPSSHSAPIYTEKLNPADKGTEIHPSVQKLQTYVLPTPARAKILSAITTRSGLQSSSTSLSTSSTNLRHSFPLHTERNSNSSPIPPPPPDRCSFTQFERHNSFDLNRNKRQAYSDPIPSKPIVSTSGPLTSKELPSGLLSRIPVSQLSTSANVSYSASPAPVSSPRITELHELPRPPDSIALKTLNSSSIAHSAPLAVRNHEHPPSNKSPKLASNIASRLLASPLIVPRSFSMPARSSKAKPFDMGASQILDQVEDFTSPPLSPISISDMKPLSSISKQSPVLGK, encoded by the exons GATATGCAAGAGATGAGAAGCTGCTATGACGACTTACTATCTGCAGCGGCGGCAACAGCTAACAGTGCATATG AATTCTCAGAGTCATTGCGAGAAATGGGGACTTGTTTATTGGAGAGAACTGGATCTAGTGCATATGGAGAAAGTG AAGGTGTTTTGCAGATGCTGGGAAAAGCACAGTTAGAACTCCAGGAAATTGTTGATGCTTAC CGCTCTCATGTAGTCCGTACAATTACAATCCCATCAGAATCTCTGCTCAGCGAGCTTCGGAAAGTCGAG GAGATGAAGTCACAGTGTGATGATAAAAG AGAGGTATATGAACACATGCTAGCACGATACAGAGAGAAAGGAAAATTTGGAATTGGAAATGGTGAACAACCTATCACTTCACAGCAAGTAAAAGAAGCTCGAATTGAATATGACGAAGCTGCGAGACTTTGTATATTTCGGGCTAAATCTCTAAAGCAAGGACAATGCCATAGTCTCTTAACACAGGCAGCTCGTCATCACACTGCACAG TTGCATTTATTTCGAAACGGATTTAAATCTTTAGTGGAAATCGATCCACGAGTAAGACTAGTCTCCGAAAAGCAACGCATTGATTGCCAAGTTGGACTAGATGAAGGAGAAGATTATGGGAGTGAGATGAGAAACAGCTATGAGAATAATAAACATGTAGAG TTGGATGAGGCTGACTTACCAAATCCTCATTTTTTGAACGTGGAAGAGGCTGCG CGAACTTTTAGAAAGAACCACGAGGCACAGACTATCAGCCAGCGACCTAGACCAAGTAGCCATTCTGCCCCAATATACACGGAGAAGCTGAATCCAGCTGATAAAGGAACGGAAATCCATCCATCTGTACAGAAGCTTCAGACCTATGTGTTGCCTACTCCTGCTCGAGCAAAGATTTTATCTGCAATCACGACTAGATCTGGTCTGCAGTCAAGTTCTACAAGCCTCAGCACAAGCTCCACTAATCTGCGGCATTCGTTTCCACTTCACACTGAGAGAAACAGTAACAGCTCCCCCATCCCTCCTCCCCCTCCTGACAGATGTTCATTTACACAGTTTGAAAGACATAACTCATTTGACCTCAATCGGAACAAAAGACAGGCCTATTCTGATCCTATACCAAGTAAACCTATTGTGTCTACTAGTGGTCCCCTCACTAGTAAAGAACTTCCAAGTGGTTTGCTTTCTCGAATCCCAGTTTCTCAGCTGTCTACATCTGCGAATGTATCATATAGTGCTTCACCAGCCCCTGTATCTTCACCCAGAATAACTGAGCTTCATGAACTCCCCAGACCTCCTGACAGTATAGCACTGAAGACTCTGAATTCTTCTTCAATTGCTCATTCTGCCCCCTTGGCAGTAAGAAATCATGAGCATCCTCCTTCTAATAAAAGCCCAAAGCTGGCATCTAATATTGCATCGCGGCTTCTGGCTTCTCCATTAATTGTTCCTCGGAGTTTCTCCATGCCTGCTCGCAGTTCGAAAGCAAAACCATTCGACATGGGGGCTTCTCAAATTCTGGATCAGGTTGAAGACTTTACTTCTCCTCCACTGTCGCCAATATCCATTTCAGACATGAAGCCATTATCATCTATCTCGAAGCAGTCTCCAGTTCTGGGAAAATGA
- the LOC108221227 gene encoding uncharacterized protein At2g33490 isoform X1 codes for MKSSLEQIKKLALEQRETREKLYLQSFAPLDDHLAQATKDMQEMRSCYDDLLSAAAATANSAYEFSESLREMGTCLLERTGSSAYGESEGVLQMLGKAQLELQEIVDAYRSHVVRTITIPSESLLSELRKVEEMKSQCDDKREVYEHMLARYREKGKFGIGNGEQPITSQQVKEARIEYDEAARLCIFRAKSLKQGQCHSLLTQAARHHTAQLHLFRNGFKSLVEIDPRVRLVSEKQRIDCQVGLDEGEDYGSEMRNSYENNKHVELDEADLPNPHFLNVEEAAQRTFRKNHEAQTISQRPRPSSHSAPIYTEKLNPADKGTEIHPSVQKLQTYVLPTPARAKILSAITTRSGLQSSSTSLSTSSTNLRHSFPLHTERNSNSSPIPPPPPDRCSFTQFERHNSFDLNRNKRQAYSDPIPSKPIVSTSGPLTSKELPSGLLSRIPVSQLSTSANVSYSASPAPVSSPRITELHELPRPPDSIALKTLNSSSIAHSAPLAVRNHEHPPSNKSPKLASNIASRLLASPLIVPRSFSMPARSSKAKPFDMGASQILDQVEDFTSPPLSPISISDMKPLSSISKQSPVLGK; via the exons GATATGCAAGAGATGAGAAGCTGCTATGACGACTTACTATCTGCAGCGGCGGCAACAGCTAACAGTGCATATG AATTCTCAGAGTCATTGCGAGAAATGGGGACTTGTTTATTGGAGAGAACTGGATCTAGTGCATATGGAGAAAGTG AAGGTGTTTTGCAGATGCTGGGAAAAGCACAGTTAGAACTCCAGGAAATTGTTGATGCTTAC CGCTCTCATGTAGTCCGTACAATTACAATCCCATCAGAATCTCTGCTCAGCGAGCTTCGGAAAGTCGAG GAGATGAAGTCACAGTGTGATGATAAAAG AGAGGTATATGAACACATGCTAGCACGATACAGAGAGAAAGGAAAATTTGGAATTGGAAATGGTGAACAACCTATCACTTCACAGCAAGTAAAAGAAGCTCGAATTGAATATGACGAAGCTGCGAGACTTTGTATATTTCGGGCTAAATCTCTAAAGCAAGGACAATGCCATAGTCTCTTAACACAGGCAGCTCGTCATCACACTGCACAG TTGCATTTATTTCGAAACGGATTTAAATCTTTAGTGGAAATCGATCCACGAGTAAGACTAGTCTCCGAAAAGCAACGCATTGATTGCCAAGTTGGACTAGATGAAGGAGAAGATTATGGGAGTGAGATGAGAAACAGCTATGAGAATAATAAACATGTAGAG TTGGATGAGGCTGACTTACCAAATCCTCATTTTTTGAACGTGGAAGAGGCTGCG CAGCGAACTTTTAGAAAGAACCACGAGGCACAGACTATCAGCCAGCGACCTAGACCAAGTAGCCATTCTGCCCCAATATACACGGAGAAGCTGAATCCAGCTGATAAAGGAACGGAAATCCATCCATCTGTACAGAAGCTTCAGACCTATGTGTTGCCTACTCCTGCTCGAGCAAAGATTTTATCTGCAATCACGACTAGATCTGGTCTGCAGTCAAGTTCTACAAGCCTCAGCACAAGCTCCACTAATCTGCGGCATTCGTTTCCACTTCACACTGAGAGAAACAGTAACAGCTCCCCCATCCCTCCTCCCCCTCCTGACAGATGTTCATTTACACAGTTTGAAAGACATAACTCATTTGACCTCAATCGGAACAAAAGACAGGCCTATTCTGATCCTATACCAAGTAAACCTATTGTGTCTACTAGTGGTCCCCTCACTAGTAAAGAACTTCCAAGTGGTTTGCTTTCTCGAATCCCAGTTTCTCAGCTGTCTACATCTGCGAATGTATCATATAGTGCTTCACCAGCCCCTGTATCTTCACCCAGAATAACTGAGCTTCATGAACTCCCCAGACCTCCTGACAGTATAGCACTGAAGACTCTGAATTCTTCTTCAATTGCTCATTCTGCCCCCTTGGCAGTAAGAAATCATGAGCATCCTCCTTCTAATAAAAGCCCAAAGCTGGCATCTAATATTGCATCGCGGCTTCTGGCTTCTCCATTAATTGTTCCTCGGAGTTTCTCCATGCCTGCTCGCAGTTCGAAAGCAAAACCATTCGACATGGGGGCTTCTCAAATTCTGGATCAGGTTGAAGACTTTACTTCTCCTCCACTGTCGCCAATATCCATTTCAGACATGAAGCCATTATCATCTATCTCGAAGCAGTCTCCAGTTCTGGGAAAATGA